One genomic segment of Salinigranum rubrum includes these proteins:
- a CDS encoding Lrp/AsnC family transcriptional regulator translates to MTLEGLDDLDRAILGALQRDARHTSSGEIAERMDVSASTVRKRIQRLESEGIITGYHATVDYERAGYPLYMVLICTAPIPERERLADEALTVAGVVDVREIATGTENVLVTVVAADAEELTDSARRLVELGLTIGEEELIRGDRSTPFDGFVSDAADAADRTESAESSDTP, encoded by the coding sequence ATGACTCTCGAGGGACTCGACGATCTGGACCGAGCGATCCTCGGCGCGCTCCAGCGCGACGCACGTCACACCTCTTCGGGCGAGATCGCAGAGCGAATGGACGTCTCCGCGTCGACCGTCCGAAAGCGCATCCAGCGGCTCGAATCGGAGGGAATCATCACCGGCTACCACGCCACGGTCGACTACGAGCGGGCCGGCTACCCGCTCTACATGGTGCTCATCTGCACCGCGCCGATCCCCGAGCGCGAGCGACTCGCGGACGAGGCGCTCACCGTCGCCGGGGTGGTCGACGTCCGCGAGATAGCCACCGGGACCGAGAACGTCCTGGTCACCGTCGTCGCCGCGGACGCCGAGGAGTTGACGGATTCGGCCCGCCGACTCGTCGAACTCGGCTTGACCATCGGCGAGGAGGAACTCATCCGCGGGGACCGCTCGACCCCGTTCGACGGGTTCGTCTCCGACGCGGCCGACGCCGCGGACCGGACGGAGTCGGCGGAGTCGTCTGACACGCCCTGA
- a CDS encoding DUF7560 family zinc ribbon protein, protein MESHIGDTVGGRKDVPTRRSSTPSTGTSRSVETAVDSGLRAALLDDGCVLCEATVETGDFTSPDDFEE, encoded by the coding sequence ATCGAGAGTCATATCGGCGATACAGTCGGCGGGAGAAAAGACGTTCCGACTCGTCGGTCGTCGACGCCGTCGACGGGCACCTCCCGAAGCGTCGAGACGGCCGTCGACAGCGGCCTCCGGGCGGCGCTCCTCGACGACGGCTGCGTGCTGTGCGAGGCGACGGTCGAGACTGGCGACTTCACCAGCCCGGACGACTTCGAGGAGTGA
- the hisD gene encoding histidinol dehydrogenase, with product MTLDPDLDVRAVGDLRPAEREALFARDAGVAEIRSDVRDIVTRVSDEGDVAVRDFSREFDGVEVGNIDVTDQAERAVEEVDDRVLEAIRTAIDNVRSFHERQVPEDWRVEEAGRELGRRFRPIERVGVYVPGGAAAYPSSAIMGVVPAVVAGVEHVAVATPPADEMNPVTLAAIHEAGADRVYAIGGAQAVAALAYGTDTVNRVQKVVGPGNRWVTAAKAEVRGEVEIDFLAGPSEILVLADDSARAEYVAADLLAQAEHDPNASVVCVTDSERVAEAVVGAVREHLPARERSEVAREAVENDASGVFLARSMPEAVLFAEEYAAEHLSIQAADDEALLDRISNAGSVFLGPYTPVAAGDYASGTNHVLPTGGGARLHGGLSVDTFLRSSTVQRLSKEALGALSETITTLAEAEGLEAHAESVRTRLDDEAGN from the coding sequence ATGACTCTCGATCCCGACCTCGACGTCCGCGCCGTCGGCGACCTCCGCCCGGCCGAGCGGGAGGCGCTGTTCGCGCGCGACGCCGGCGTCGCCGAAATCCGGAGCGACGTCCGCGACATCGTGACGCGCGTCAGCGACGAGGGCGACGTCGCCGTCCGCGACTTCTCCCGCGAGTTCGACGGCGTCGAAGTCGGCAACATCGACGTGACGGATCAGGCCGAGCGTGCCGTGGAGGAGGTGGACGACCGAGTCCTCGAAGCGATTCGGACCGCCATCGACAACGTCCGGTCGTTCCACGAGCGTCAGGTGCCCGAGGACTGGCGTGTGGAAGAAGCGGGCCGCGAACTCGGGCGACGCTTCCGCCCCATCGAGCGCGTCGGCGTCTACGTCCCCGGCGGTGCGGCGGCCTATCCGTCGAGCGCCATCATGGGCGTCGTTCCGGCCGTCGTCGCCGGCGTCGAACACGTCGCCGTCGCCACGCCGCCCGCCGACGAGATGAACCCGGTCACGCTCGCAGCCATCCACGAGGCCGGCGCCGACCGGGTGTACGCCATCGGCGGTGCGCAGGCCGTCGCCGCCCTCGCGTACGGGACCGACACGGTGAACCGCGTCCAGAAGGTCGTCGGCCCCGGAAACCGGTGGGTGACGGCGGCGAAGGCCGAGGTCCGGGGCGAGGTGGAAATCGACTTCCTCGCCGGCCCGTCCGAGATTCTCGTCCTCGCCGACGACTCGGCGCGAGCGGAGTACGTCGCCGCGGACCTGCTCGCCCAGGCCGAACACGACCCGAACGCCTCCGTCGTCTGCGTCACCGACTCCGAGCGGGTCGCGGAGGCGGTCGTCGGGGCGGTGCGTGAACACCTGCCCGCACGCGAGCGCAGCGAGGTCGCACGGGAGGCCGTCGAGAACGACGCGTCCGGCGTGTTCCTCGCGCGGTCGATGCCCGAGGCCGTGCTCTTCGCCGAAGAGTACGCCGCCGAACACCTCTCGATTCAGGCAGCGGACGACGAGGCCCTCCTCGACAGGATATCGAACGCCGGCAGCGTCTTCCTCGGCCCGTACACGCCTGTCGCGGCCGGCGACTACGCCTCGGGCACCAACCACGTCCTGCCCACGGGAGGCGGCGCACGCCTCCACGGGGGGCTCTCGGTCGACACGTTCCTCCGGTCGTCGACGGTTCAGCGCTTGTCGAAGGAGGCGCTCGGAGCGCTCTCGGAGACCATCACGACGCTCGCGGAGGCCGAGGGGCTTGAGGCGCACGCCGAGAGCGTCCGGACGCGTCTGGACGACGAAGCCGGTAACTAA
- a CDS encoding DUF2891 domain-containing protein, with protein MVPFDEVDRETLLSGRRDWMDSDHAAALSRHPLDCLETEYPHYVGAVGGSGEAPSPKRQHPVFYGCFDWHSAVHSHWCLIRQLRLFEDHPDEAAVTRSISGRFTAANVEREVEYLDDHPSFERPYGWAWLLRLAAELHLWDDERADEWRAVLRPLEQSVVDLVRDGFLSRQRPIRVGTHHNSAFALQCVLDYAAVTGADGLAVAARERSRAFFEGDRNYPVEYEPMGFDFLSPALAEADLMRRVLDREAFVAWVDEFLPELTEPPYDGALDPVEVDPESADGSELHLVGLNLSKAWCLAGVGSALGDHRYATAFERSAERHAVEGLERAFTDDYAGAHWLSSFVLYLLTRNEGGVAPVDGRPDA; from the coding sequence ATGGTGCCGTTCGACGAAGTCGACCGTGAGACCCTCCTCTCGGGCCGACGCGACTGGATGGACTCGGACCACGCAGCGGCGCTCTCGCGGCATCCGCTGGACTGCCTGGAGACCGAGTACCCCCACTACGTCGGGGCCGTCGGCGGTTCGGGCGAGGCACCCTCTCCGAAGCGACAGCACCCGGTCTTCTACGGCTGTTTCGACTGGCACTCCGCCGTCCACAGCCACTGGTGTCTGATCCGTCAGTTGCGACTGTTCGAGGACCACCCCGACGAAGCCGCCGTCACCCGGAGCATCTCGGGGCGGTTCACCGCGGCGAACGTCGAGCGGGAAGTCGAGTACCTCGACGACCATCCGTCGTTCGAGCGACCGTACGGCTGGGCGTGGCTCCTGCGACTCGCCGCCGAACTCCACCTCTGGGACGACGAGCGTGCGGACGAGTGGCGCGCCGTCCTCCGACCGCTCGAACAGTCGGTCGTTGACCTCGTGCGGGACGGGTTTCTCTCCCGGCAACGGCCGATTCGCGTCGGCACGCACCACAACTCCGCGTTCGCGCTCCAGTGCGTTCTCGACTACGCGGCGGTCACAGGGGCGGACGGCCTCGCCGTCGCCGCCCGGGAGCGGTCACGGGCGTTCTTCGAGGGTGACCGGAACTACCCCGTCGAGTACGAGCCGATGGGGTTCGACTTCCTCTCGCCGGCGCTCGCGGAGGCGGACCTGATGCGCCGCGTGCTCGACCGTGAGGCGTTCGTGGCCTGGGTCGACGAGTTCCTGCCCGAACTGACGGAACCGCCGTACGACGGGGCCCTCGACCCGGTCGAGGTGGACCCCGAATCCGCGGACGGGAGCGAACTCCACCTGGTCGGCCTGAACCTCTCGAAGGCGTGGTGTCTGGCGGGTGTGGGCTCGGCGCTCGGCGACCACCGGTACGCGACGGCGTTCGAGCGGAGCGCCGAACGGCACGCCGTGGAGGGCCTGGAGCGGGCGTTCACCGACGACTACGCCGGGGCGCACTGGCTCTCGTCGTTCGTGCTGTACCTGCTGACGCGAAACGAGGGCGGGGTCGCCCCCGTCGATGGCCGTCCGGACGCCTGA
- a CDS encoding HesB/IscA family protein, which translates to MSAEAANGEEAPVRVTEVAASEALSLLEGEGLDTDVAGLRLFVQQGGCAGLSYGMRFDDEPEPDDAVTEHHGLRIFVDPASQKYIGGSTLDYEAGLQAAGFHVENPNVVSECGCGESFRT; encoded by the coding sequence ATGAGCGCAGAAGCGGCTAACGGGGAGGAAGCTCCCGTCAGAGTGACGGAGGTCGCGGCCTCCGAGGCGCTGTCGCTCCTGGAGGGCGAGGGCCTCGACACGGACGTCGCGGGCCTTCGACTGTTCGTCCAGCAGGGCGGCTGCGCCGGGCTCTCGTACGGGATGCGGTTCGACGACGAACCGGAACCGGACGACGCCGTCACCGAGCACCACGGCCTCCGAATCTTCGTCGACCCGGCCTCACAGAAGTACATCGGCGGCTCCACCCTCGACTACGAGGCCGGCCTCCAGGCGGCGGGCTTCCACGTCGAGAACCCCAACGTCGTCAGCGAGTGCGGCTGCGGCGAGTCGTTCCGGACGTAG
- a CDS encoding thiamine pyrophosphate-binding protein: MTTGADLFVEALESYGVTRLFGNPGTTELPLMQAIGDSDVEYVLGLHEDVAVAAASGYATSRRYDSHRESGVLPLGVVNLHLAGGLGHGLGNLLNADFSGAPLLVTAGNHHRDFQQEEPILSGDLVSLAEQYTKWAAEVKDVAALPTMVRRAVRTALTPPTGPVFLALPVDVQQAETDQGPQRLGPIPTAGRGDSAAIDDAARVVAEAREPVVVLGDEVARSGGVDSAVEFAEAAGARVHGEILAGEVNFPSEHEQWRGPLSTRAGYTATAMDTDTLVFVGCSTNTTVSRPTEPLVPDDATCVHVTNDGWELGKHAPADVAVLGDPAQVLSELADSVREAVDEDERARRLDAVRAWGAEGNEPPDVADGRSTKHGLARALARVAPEAVVVDEGITASPALHSTFPFEPTQLVGEKGGSLGFGVGAAAGVALAEREAGRDRSVVAYVGDGSYLYYPQAIYTAVRYGLDLTVVVPDNRNYRILKENTALLMGGEPDDYEYEGVDFDPPADLVASAESYGALGLRVDDPAELDATLERALGHDGPALVDVPVTDDG, from the coding sequence ATGACCACGGGTGCGGACCTCTTCGTCGAAGCCCTCGAATCGTACGGCGTCACCCGCCTGTTCGGTAACCCGGGGACGACGGAACTCCCGCTGATGCAGGCCATCGGCGACAGCGACGTCGAGTACGTCCTCGGCCTCCACGAGGACGTGGCCGTCGCCGCGGCGAGCGGCTACGCGACGTCCCGCCGCTACGACAGCCACAGAGAGTCGGGAGTGCTCCCGCTGGGCGTCGTGAACCTCCACCTCGCCGGGGGGCTCGGCCACGGCCTCGGTAACCTCCTGAACGCGGACTTCTCGGGCGCGCCACTGCTCGTGACCGCCGGCAACCACCACCGCGACTTCCAGCAGGAAGAGCCCATCCTCTCCGGCGACCTGGTGTCGCTCGCCGAGCAGTACACGAAGTGGGCCGCGGAGGTCAAGGACGTCGCGGCGCTGCCGACGATGGTTCGCCGGGCGGTCCGGACCGCGCTGACGCCGCCGACGGGTCCCGTCTTCCTCGCGCTGCCGGTCGACGTCCAGCAGGCCGAAACGGACCAGGGACCACAGCGGCTGGGCCCGATTCCGACCGCCGGGCGGGGTGACAGCGCGGCCATCGACGACGCGGCGCGGGTCGTCGCCGAGGCGAGAGAGCCGGTGGTCGTCCTCGGCGACGAGGTGGCCCGGAGCGGCGGCGTCGACTCCGCAGTCGAGTTCGCGGAGGCCGCCGGCGCGCGCGTTCACGGCGAAATCCTCGCCGGCGAGGTGAACTTCCCATCCGAACACGAGCAGTGGCGCGGCCCGCTGTCGACGCGGGCGGGCTACACGGCGACGGCGATGGACACCGACACGCTCGTCTTCGTCGGCTGTTCGACGAACACGACCGTCTCCCGACCGACCGAGCCGCTGGTCCCCGACGACGCCACCTGCGTCCACGTGACGAACGACGGCTGGGAACTCGGCAAGCACGCGCCCGCCGACGTGGCGGTGCTCGGCGACCCCGCGCAGGTGCTCTCGGAACTCGCCGACAGCGTGCGAGAGGCGGTCGACGAGGACGAACGCGCCCGGCGACTCGACGCCGTCCGCGCGTGGGGGGCCGAGGGGAACGAGCCCCCGGACGTCGCCGACGGCCGCTCGACGAAACACGGACTCGCACGGGCGCTCGCCCGCGTCGCACCCGAGGCAGTCGTCGTCGACGAGGGCATCACGGCGAGCCCCGCCCTCCACTCGACCTTCCCGTTCGAGCCGACGCAACTCGTCGGCGAGAAGGGCGGCAGCCTCGGCTTCGGGGTCGGCGCGGCGGCCGGCGTCGCCCTCGCAGAACGCGAGGCCGGCCGCGACCGCTCGGTGGTCGCGTACGTCGGCGACGGCTCGTACCTCTACTACCCGCAGGCCATCTACACCGCGGTGCGGTACGGTCTCGACCTCACGGTCGTGGTGCCCGACAACCGCAACTACCGTATCCTGAAGGAGAACACGGCGCTGCTCATGGGGGGCGAACCGGACGACTACGAGTACGAGGGGGTCGACTTCGACCCCCCGGCCGACCTGGTCGCGAGCGCCGAGAGCTACGGCGCGCTGGGCCTGCGCGTCGACGACCCGGCCGAACTCGACGCGACCCTCGAACGGGCGCTCGGTCACGACGGCCCCGCGCTCGTCGACGTCCCGGTGACCGACGACGGCTGA
- a CDS encoding DUF7116 family protein, translated as MAPVTMPPVEEARAIFRRLGYEVSGNGPELLAERKWRTVRVTALGGDAEHAVADGGSVREADYRFQCFVTWTDRTGELVDCLRRAAPECEWAVIGVDHDSEEYDVVHGTEAAPASA; from the coding sequence ATGGCCCCTGTTACCATGCCGCCTGTAGAGGAGGCACGGGCCATCTTCCGACGTCTCGGGTACGAGGTGTCGGGGAATGGCCCGGAACTGCTGGCCGAACGCAAGTGGCGGACCGTCCGCGTAACCGCACTCGGCGGGGACGCGGAGCACGCCGTCGCCGACGGCGGGTCCGTCCGCGAGGCCGACTATCGATTCCAGTGCTTCGTCACCTGGACGGACCGAACAGGGGAACTCGTCGACTGCCTCCGGCGCGCGGCGCCGGAGTGTGAGTGGGCGGTCATCGGCGTCGACCACGACTCCGAGGAGTACGACGTCGTCCACGGGACCGAGGCGGCGCCGGCGTCGGCGTAA
- a CDS encoding metal-dependent hydrolase codes for MFVGHAALAFAVVAGLAARRVERRQALLVGLVAAAFAAIPDVDMLYAPVGLVGARLDALAMASAFWSTSTVVHRGVTHSLVVAFLVGCVALLWFVGTRRRHSSRGTGALVGSLGLGTALVVGVGLDTGALGGAVTALFVASAVGVAWATARRTDLGVRPVAVAAAFGLLSHPFGDVFTGTPPAFLYPFDVVLVSERVTLAGDPTLHLLAAGALELLTIWFALSVLVDGSELSVRDLIAPRVAVAVGYAVSVFLIPPPTLDLSYPFVLSVVSVGAIGVIPHLHLRKSRRRRVSVPSRTTAFVTALAAVTVAWGAYAVAYLVV; via the coding sequence ATGTTCGTCGGCCACGCCGCCCTCGCGTTCGCGGTCGTCGCCGGACTCGCCGCCCGACGGGTCGAGCGCCGCCAGGCGCTCCTCGTCGGCCTCGTCGCGGCCGCGTTCGCGGCGATTCCCGACGTCGACATGCTCTACGCACCGGTCGGTCTCGTCGGCGCGCGACTCGACGCGCTCGCGATGGCCTCCGCGTTCTGGTCGACCTCCACGGTGGTCCACCGCGGCGTGACCCACTCGCTCGTCGTCGCGTTCCTCGTCGGCTGTGTCGCCCTCCTGTGGTTCGTCGGGACCCGGAGGAGACACTCGTCCCGCGGCACGGGTGCGCTCGTCGGAAGTCTCGGCCTCGGAACCGCGCTCGTCGTCGGCGTCGGACTCGACACCGGCGCGCTCGGCGGGGCCGTCACCGCCCTGTTCGTCGCCAGCGCCGTGGGCGTGGCGTGGGCGACGGCGCGCCGGACAGACCTCGGCGTCCGTCCTGTCGCGGTCGCCGCCGCGTTCGGCCTCCTCTCACACCCCTTCGGCGACGTGTTCACCGGAACGCCGCCGGCGTTCCTCTACCCGTTCGACGTCGTACTCGTCTCGGAGCGCGTCACCCTCGCGGGCGACCCGACGCTTCACCTCCTCGCGGCGGGCGCGCTGGAACTGCTCACTATCTGGTTCGCCCTCTCCGTCCTCGTCGACGGCTCCGAACTGAGCGTCCGCGACCTGATCGCCCCGCGGGTCGCCGTCGCCGTCGGCTACGCCGTGAGCGTCTTCTTGATCCCGCCGCCGACGCTCGACCTCTCGTACCCGTTCGTCCTCAGCGTCGTCTCGGTCGGCGCCATCGGCGTCATTCCACACCTGCACCTCCGGAAGTCGCGTCGACGCCGGGTGTCCGTTCCCAGCCGAACCACGGCGTTCGTCACGGCGCTGGCGGCCGTGACCGTCGCGTGGGGGGCGTACGCGGTGGCCTACCTCGTCGTGTGA
- a CDS encoding LamG-like jellyroll fold domain-containing protein, with the protein MAKLGVGSDVDTSDAAAHYIVDVRGSATGVATDGRRKLVAEVRDRYNNPVPGVTVNVTGVPASRLSATTVTTDVDGRAAVTYTAPDATTAETVTMEFDGGTTDRQRATFDLYVGGGGGGGGSGGLAWTTAADWDARSDERGVVHESQTDTDWPGGGAIELGYQSDDESGDSLVSYWPLDEDSGTTGSTVTDVAGPHDGTLVGANGGDDGVFGRTAYDFARPNDEYVDLGDVDAGDDTDRLTISAWFNAESFSDHDPRIVSKAHGESAGDHIWMMSEDGNELRVRLRTDGSTQTHYGPSISTGTWTHGVMTYDGSQVCVYVDAGTPDCFAQSGSIPASDDPTYLGASTGDSGGVDRFWDGQIDEVRIYDRALSESEVQTLHDASTSGYLVTDWRNESSAMDVSAMELSSVGASVPSGTSVTVYVQSDTDGDGSVDETSNAITVDGSTGSYAVEGLSTDTDTFRLRVELASSGPTESPTFSGAELSST; encoded by the coding sequence ATGGCGAAGCTGGGTGTCGGCAGCGACGTCGACACGTCCGACGCGGCGGCGCACTACATCGTCGACGTGCGGGGGAGCGCAACCGGCGTCGCGACCGACGGGCGTCGGAAGCTCGTCGCGGAGGTCCGCGACCGGTACAACAACCCCGTTCCGGGTGTGACGGTGAACGTGACCGGCGTCCCCGCCAGCCGGCTCAGCGCCACCACCGTGACGACGGACGTCGACGGACGCGCCGCGGTCACCTACACCGCGCCCGACGCCACGACGGCGGAGACCGTCACGATGGAGTTCGACGGCGGCACGACCGACCGACAGCGCGCGACGTTCGACCTGTACGTCGGTGGCGGCGGCGGCGGTGGCGGCAGCGGCGGGCTGGCGTGGACCACGGCGGCCGACTGGGACGCCCGCTCGGACGAGCGCGGCGTGGTGCATGAGTCACAGACCGACACGGACTGGCCCGGCGGCGGCGCCATCGAACTCGGCTACCAGTCGGACGACGAGAGCGGCGACTCGCTCGTGAGCTACTGGCCGCTCGACGAGGACTCGGGAACGACGGGCTCGACCGTGACGGACGTCGCCGGCCCTCACGACGGGACGCTCGTCGGCGCGAACGGCGGGGACGACGGCGTCTTCGGTCGCACCGCGTACGACTTCGCGCGCCCCAACGACGAGTACGTCGACCTCGGCGACGTCGACGCCGGCGACGACACCGACCGCCTCACGATTTCGGCGTGGTTCAACGCCGAGTCGTTCAGCGACCACGACCCGCGAATCGTCTCGAAGGCCCACGGGGAGTCCGCGGGGGACCACATCTGGATGATGAGCGAGGACGGCAACGAGTTGCGCGTCCGACTCCGGACCGACGGGAGCACCCAGACCCACTACGGGCCGAGCATCTCGACGGGAACGTGGACTCACGGCGTGATGACGTACGACGGCTCGCAGGTGTGTGTCTACGTCGACGCCGGGACGCCCGACTGTTTCGCCCAGAGCGGGTCGATTCCGGCGTCGGACGACCCGACGTACCTCGGCGCGAGCACGGGTGACTCGGGCGGGGTAGACCGCTTCTGGGACGGCCAGATAGACGAAGTGCGCATCTACGACCGTGCGCTCTCCGAGTCGGAGGTGCAGACCCTCCACGACGCGTCGACGAGCGGGTACCTCGTGACGGACTGGCGGAACGAGTCCAGCGCGATGGACGTGAGCGCGATGGAACTGTCGAGCGTCGGCGCGTCGGTCCCGTCCGGGACCTCCGTGACGGTGTACGTCCAGAGCGACACCGATGGCGACGGCTCCGTCGACGAGACGAGCAACGCCATCACGGTCGACGGGTCGACGGGGTCGTACGCGGTCGAGGGGCTCTCGACCGACACGGACACGTTCCGGCTTCGGGTCGAACTCGCCTCGTCGGGGCCGACCGAGAGCCCGACGTTCTCCGGCGCGGAACTCAGCTCCACGTAG
- a CDS encoding dodecin — protein sequence MVYKKITLIGRSSESFDAAVDDAIDRANDTLDNVHWVEVDELGVEIASVDDREYQAEVTVAFELENDE from the coding sequence ATGGTCTACAAGAAGATCACGCTCATCGGCCGCAGTTCGGAGAGCTTCGACGCCGCCGTCGACGACGCCATCGACCGGGCGAACGACACACTCGACAACGTCCACTGGGTCGAGGTCGACGAACTCGGCGTCGAAATCGCCTCCGTCGACGACCGGGAGTACCAGGCCGAGGTGACCGTCGCCTTCGAACTCGAGAACGACGAGTAA